ACCCTATCATCTTTATACGTACTTGAAAACTTCGAACTGACTTGACCTCCTTTACCGTTCACAGACCAAGCTAGATGGTGTATTGAAGGTACGTCTCTCCTACCATCCAGCCTTCTACAGATCTCGGCTGATATCTCCGCGTGTAGAGCGCAAAAGCCAAGCTGTAATCACCCTCGTTTCATCCTCGGGTGTGCGGTGTCCGACCTTTGTACGCTATGTTGTCAGTTCGTATGCACCTTGTATCGACTCGATCACCTGGATCCGAAACACGTGTGCGTGTGAAAGCGGGTGGGAAAGGACGGTCtggaaaggagggtggtggagtCATGGCACGAGGCGGTGGTATCCAGGCAACGGACTGACGAGGGCGCAGCTCATTGGTGCTGAACGGTCGTGGTGGGGACATAAAGTTGCTCTGGGGACATTATCTAATATGTTCTTTCTCGTTctatcttcttcaacttccgACTACAAACCCAATCCTTAACCTTTACCAATATCTACACTGTCCTTGCTCTCACAACCAGAACATACCACTAACTACGCTACTCTAATTGCGAATTTTTCTATAACCAGACTGATCCACGATGCAGGAGCTCCCGGTGAGTTGCCATGTCTCGCAACTGTCAAACCCTTCAAACCCGGGTGCCTCCTAGCTCGAGTTGATTTCGTTTTGCTGATTGTCACTCGGTATCGTAAGACTGCGCTGAATAAACAGAGGATGATAATGGGTCCCCCGCCCCATCCGACACCGCCATCGACCGCACTGGTCATCCGAGATCGACCTACAGGGCCAGCCACTCCTTCAAGCCCCATCAACACGGCGATTCGTCCGTCTACTCCGATGGTCAAGCAAGAGCGAGGTGCAACTCCTCACGTAAGTCTATCGACTCTTCGAACATTGTGGGGAGATCAGTGTTATTGACTACTGCGGCTGACGACATCATTTTCAATAGACGCCTACTAGTCAAAGACCAGTGAGTGATGATTGCCTCTTTGCTTTTCTCCTTACCATCTTGACCGTAATCATCCGCTTACTTCGTTGTGAGCCCTTTAGAGCACGCTCCCTCCTACGCCAAGCTCACGATCGCCTGTTAGGGCAAAGAGTCTGGAtccctcacctcgtcgtcgacgcAGCTCGGCAACTCCCTCCCCTGCGACGAGCAGGATTTCGCACTCCGCCGCTTTCAAAGCTAAGCTCGCGGAATTGAGTCGTCGCACCCGAGCGCGATCAACGACTGTGACTCCGAGTCCTCGTAGGAGAGCCACAACCGCTGCACTAGCCACTTCCGCTCCCATCAGAGGCACAGATGAGGTATCTCATGTTGTTTCACCTACATCGTCAAGGTATGGAAATGTGGAGACGGACGAAGATGTCTTCTGGACCGGGAGTGGTGTGGCAGCTGGTCGTAGTGTGGAGCACGTGAGTATCAGCTCGAACTTAAGTTCACTCTCAGCAGAATGATGAATTGTGCGCTGATGAGAGCACAGGCAATCGAAGTGGactccccaccttcctcacccacTCCTTCACGACGAGGCGATCATACGTCGGAAGAGAGCTCTGCTCTTGTTCCATTTCGAGGCGCTCGACAagcttcctccactcctgGGCCCGAGCTGCCCTTCCGTCGAGGGAGTACGGAGCTTTCGACCGCCAGTCTCCGCTCCGAATACACGCCGTTCATACGTGCATCGGTGTTTGACACTTCCGACCCTCGGTATGGTCGTAGATACAACCGAGGCGAGGCAAGCGGGCGGAACATCAAAGACGGTCAGGCATGCTCTACTCTGCCACTTCTGCCTCGAATTGCACCCTTCGCTGCGGAGCTTGCAAACGCGCTGAAGCAGTGTGCAGAGGTGGCTTCGCTTTTCGAGTTCAAAGCAGTCAGCCCGGACGGTATCGTGATTATTGACGACGATAATCACGAAGCATTGGTAAACTTCAAGTACCTGATCGACCGTCTGttcaacgacgatgatggcCATGATGGGCGAATACCGTTGGTAGATGCTGTCCATTCCGACCTTGGTATGTCCATTTTCGTAGTGTCTCGATAGCCGGTCATGCAAAGATAGACGCTGATGGGACTCGCGTTCGTTCGGGCATACAGCTGGTAGTAACATCCACCTTCCGATGGACGCACtcgacaatctcatcctGTTCCTCCGGAAAGCGATAACTCAAGTATTATCCGCACATCATGCGGATTACCCAACGGCTGTcccgtcttcgtcatcgggGAAGACTTCGCTGGCATTCCGGCAATCCGACTGGTATGCCCGACATAAGACATGGGCGGAGTTTGAGATCACTGATGTCAAAAATCAAATCGACCAAGAGATGGCATTGGAAGTCTTAGGCAGTATGATTGCGATTTGGTCATCCGAGAGGATGAAATACATTAGCGGTGAGTTGTGCACCTGAATATTCAGCCTTTAGCTTCAACGAGTACGACCACAGTAGGCTGATTCTCTTCGATCCCCCAGAAAACTTGATTCGAAAGTTCGGAAATGTCACGCCATCTTTGATCAGAAAGTGGATTGCCGTGATTGGAGATGTGTGCTCCTGCGAGATCAAGATGGCGTGGGGGTCTTGAGCCTTTCAACAGCTTATTAGTGGATATAGTGATGACGAAGTCAAGGTAATTTGTAAGACGTAGCAAACGCTCTAGCAGTTTCATGCTCATATGGCCCGATATATGTAATGCACACGCATGATGGATTGATCCTCGTAATCTACAATGCTCTATGCTCCGCCTACTTCTCACTGTCCAGCGTCTCGCCGTCATTCTCACCTACTCCTGCCTCACCTCCCACATCCGCTTCTACCACCGCCACTCCGTCCGGGACATCCtccacgtccatctcgtcggTGTTGTCGACGGTGaccccatctccacctctcaccgATCCCTTCTCGTTCACCACATCGTCCTTGTCCccgttctgcttcttccccttctctttcctcttctccgatATGACCGTTCCGCCACCGCCATTCCTCTGATCAATCACTTCGAACCAAGCATCTATCAACCTCGAGACCTTATCGCTCTCTACACTCTTTTCGAGATCGTAATAACTCGGATTTCGCTTCGCTCTCACAGCCCAATATGTCCAGTTAATCAGATCCATCatatctctctttctcggaTCGATGTCTGCTTTCTTCGGTCTATCCGCCAACGGTTGGATATCCAACGTGGGTCTTCCTCTCCTAGGCAAGAGTTTGTCTTCGAGCAGTTTGATAGTCACTTCGGAGACGGAAGAGTTGCgtgaaaggatggaagggaagtTCGATTCGAGCGGAAGACCGTCTGCTAAGATTCGCGAGATGATAATTTGTTGTTCTGCCTGACACATGACGaacatccttcctcctttcgctTCAGGTGCCGCGGACGAAATTGCTAGTCCTTGCATCTTGACCAATTCCTTTCGAGAATAATTGATGATTTGTCTTTCGAATGATTCACCGTGTGTTTGTGGTTGTTTCGTTCCTTTCACGTTTGGTGCAGGCGTCGATTTCGCATACTGAGCACCCATTACGATGACCGTATCTCCTCTGACGGGGAGTGTCCAACATGCTTGACGAGGAACGATGATCGCTCTCAAAATCCCACTTGCGAATAACTCGAGGACTAATGCCAAGTCGGACGGTGCCGAATTACCCGTGATATATCCTATCCCGTGCAAGATCGGTTCGTAGAGCTTTTGGTCTTTCAATCTCTGTAACAGCGGTTCGACATGTTCTCGAGGTGTAGATAGGAAACCTTCGAGATCCATCTCTGTTCCGGACTGCGTGACGAGATCCGCCGCGACTGTCATACAAGCTTGTTTTGAAGGGACAAAGACGATCGCACCTCCCGTCACGGATTTGAGTATATCGTAGGTCGGTTTGACCATCGTCTTGAGTAGGGTTGGACCGTGAGGGATCGTGAAGGTCTTGATTGATACAGAGATGGGATTCCCTCGGTCGGCAGGGTAGAAGCTGTACAAGCCAGGGGGTTGGATCCCTATGGTCGTaccctcgtcgtcggaggGTGGTGAATCAAGGCCGAGCCATGCTGCTAGATCAGTTGGATCATTCAGCGACGAAGTGATCCCAACTATCCTTGTGTGGGCAGCTCTTGCGAAAGACAAGATCTTCGCTATGCACAGCTCGTAGATCTCGTCCAAGAGGTGTAAGTCTTCCAGCACGACTAGTGAAAATCGCCTCAGACGAAGTGTGTCGTCGATACGATCGTTGCTTAGCAAGGTGAAAGGTGTCGTGATACCAATGGTCCCACCTGTCGATTTCAGTTGACCAAAGTCGGATGATTCAAGGAGCGAAACGGTCGAAATCTTCTTCGAACGTGGACAGACGCTACGGATTCTTGCAACAGTCTCGTGTACTGCTTGACGTTCAGGGACAACGACCAAAACCACCGCTTCAGAATCGTGACGGAAGGCATTCCTGAAATCATCGTCAGCTGGGGTTTCTTCAAAGGGGAATGCTGGAATGACTTACCAAATGGCAGCCTCTCCTAAGAGCGATTTACCACTTCCCACTGGAGCGGATACCAATGCATTGATGCTTGTATTATACATCGTCCAAAAGGCTTGACTTTGTATACCATTCAACATTGTTATGCCTTTTGAGTACGCCTGCTCGAGGTGCGGATCGTTCCAGCAGGACAATCTCAGGAAAGGTATGTCGAGCAATTCCGTGCGCGCCGGAGGTACAGGCGGCATGACCAAGTCCACAAGCGGAATCTTGATTTCCTCGTGAGACCATAACCATCTATCGGAGATGGAAACGATTGAGACGGACTCCGGGAGAGCGTCATCGAAGGGGAGTATGAAATCGAGTTCGATCGCTGTTGTCGTAGCTTGTACTCTGACACTTCGCCATTGGTAGATCTTGAggccttcttcatcttggaCCCATACGTAGAACggttcaccacctccagaGATCTTTGCATTCCACTTGAATCCGGGTTCCACCTTGACGCTGATCTGCAAAAGATCATGACTGATGGGTCGAAGGGAATATGACATCCCGATCGTAGGGAAGATCAAGGCTGCTTCGCGAACTGCTGAACCGTGCTTCTCGTTCATGTGAATGAATTCGCCAATCTCGATAGCCGACATGTTACGGAAATCGCCAACGGTCATGTCGTCCGGTGTGTACTGGTTGAGTTTGTGAAGAGTATCACGTTGAAGTACGTTGAGCTGAGCAAGACCATGATCGTAGACCCATTGACGTTGCTCGATACACTTGCTTAGCTCGACTAGAAGATACGCGCAATTCGCCCAATGTCGACTGAGCGCAATCTCGAGAAGCGCTCGAATGATACGAGCGGCGTTCTGTGGGAAAGGGTCAGCAATCAAGCAGATTGTTCCTCGGTTTGGAAAACTCACTTGGGCCACATAAGCAGCGTCCGAGACCAACGCAAAGTCTTCGATGTACACCCTCGAGACGTGCGCTTGCAGCAAGATATTCACTTTGCCTCGTCGGTCGGTGGCACCACCCTGTTTCATATACGTCAGCACTTGGTCTTCCACAATCCATATTTTACTTACGGCAACTTCCAGAGGAATCACGTCGCTTTTATTGATAGCTTCTagctcctccacttcgttcTCTCGCAGTTGTATTTGGTCAAACTGCAAGACATATCAGCATTGCTTTCACTCATGTTAGAGTCTCGCTCACCTCAGTAGCCTCGCACAACATTTGGAATAGATCAGCATTGCTCATCCTGGGGTTGAACCTCGTATCTGCTTTCGTATTAGCGTATATTCCTGGACATCCGGGTTCCTATGAGACTCACTGAACACTTCTATCGTCTGATATCGCAAATAGTACTTCGCGGCTATTCGACCCAGGTCAGAGATGACAAACGAGTTTGAGATCTCGTCGTATCTGATCATCTTGGCTGCTTGAAGACATCGGGCAGCTTGGATGATAAGATCGTTACGCTTGGTACCGAGTTGAGGATCGTCCTTGATAACATCATGCGCCATACCTGAAGGCGGGGTGTCAGCTGGTTCTAACTCGATGGTCTGCTTtccacaactcaccataaaTGAAGGGCTCTCGTCTCATTCGGACTACACATTGCCGCTAAGTCAGCATTGTATCGCCGTCATTGGAGGTGCCACCCACCGAATAGGTAAGTGTAGCCTAGCCACTGGATCGCCTCTGGAACATTCGCGATTGTACCAAGCGCTACTTCCGCGTTGAGTGAATCAACCATACCAGGGATGAATCTATGTCATGGTATCAGCATGTGCCGCCATACATCGGGTCGCTAAACACTCCACATACTTCGATTCTATTGGATGCTATTGGAAAACCAAACTTTTAGCACGTCCCACCCCGCAATAAGGAGAAattgcaactcacctgagccATTATTGTGTACAGATAGTGGTCGAGTTTATCCTGCGTCGTGCAGATATATCCCTCTCCACTAGTCTCATACCCTGGACGACCTGCACGACCGAAGATCTGTGGGCAACTGTCAGTGCCGATATCGATGCGCGCAaccatctcactcacctgtaagACGTCAAGAACCGAGAGATCCATGAAAGCACCCTTTCCGCTATCATAGACCTGTGTTCCCTTGATGATTACCGCATGCGCTGGCAAGTTGACACCCCAAGCCAATGTCGATGTACAGCAGAGGACCTAGTGACGAGCAAGCGTCAGCAGGTGCGCATTAGACTGCGGAACCAATCGGTGTCGACTCACGTTGATACAGTTATCCTCgaacatcctctccatcatgTTCCTATCTGATCTCAACATACCGGCGTGGTGTATACCAAACCCGGCCTCGAAcaactccttcatctccttgttcCTCGAAGTCCCGATATCTCGTTTGTACAGACCGTACTTCGGATGTTCGATGGTCTCGAAAAAGCTTGaaactccttcctccattgCCATTTCTTTGAGCTTTTGAGCAGTCTTCACCGTTTCCTTTCTGGCGTGGACAAAGACCATGACTTGATGACCAGCCTGTACGAGCTCTGACACCTTGTCGAATACGACGCGATCCATATTCCTAATGGAAGCTTGAGATCGAGGCTTTCCTGCCACACCGATGAAATGTTGTTCCAGCGGTACAGGTCGGAACGAGgcatcgaagaagaagagacctTGTTGACGATTTACTCTGCGTTTCGTCAGTTAAGTACAGAACAAACACCTAGGATAGGGGAAAAGTTCACCTCAAGAAGTCGCTGACATCAATGTAGTTTGGTAAGGTGGCACTGAGACCGACGATACGGATGAGAGATTGACTGGATTCGACTTGTCGTAAAGTCCTCGCTACGATCGTCTCGATAAccgctcctcgatcttcgTTCAGCAAATGCACTTCGTCGATGATCAGGAGTTTTACTTTCTGCATGAAGGTCAGTCCAGCTCGCCTATCGTCCAACACTTCCATCTGCCACTTACAGAAGCCAATTCGCCCTCTCCTGTCGGTTTTCTCGTGACCACATCCCATTTCTCGGGGGTCGTAACAATAATTTGCGTCTCGGCAATCTCCTGCCTCGTCAATTGCATATCACCTGTCAATTCCCTGACTCGGATGTTGAGCCATGCTAATCTCTTGCCAAACTTGGCGACAATCTCCGCAGCGAGGGCTTTCATCGGCGCGACATAGATGACCTTGAAGGCATCTCTGTTGATGGTGAAACCTGATGGATGAGTCGAAGGGCCTGGCACGAGATGTTGAGAGAGGACTCGGATGATAGACATGATTGCCACATCGGTTTTACCCTGTATCAGTGTCAGCATACTGGTCTGGTAAGAAAGCGAGAATACGACTAACAGCGCCAGTGGGAGCTAaatgtgatgttgatgcGTAAGCTCGTGTTCCACATGGGCCAATGACAGTGCTGCTACTCACCACAGATCAACAAGTTCTCATTGGTGTTCATAGCCGTGGGCTGGACGATACTCTGCATTCTGTTGAGTTGCACATATTTCTAGAACGGGCCATTGTCAGCTAATTCCTCGTAACGATAGACGATCATAGCTCACGGGGAAACAGCCTTTCGCCAGCGGGGGCAGATCAGCGATCTTGACTGGTCTTTCGGTACTCTTAGGAGGGATAGGGTTCGTAGGCGGTACCGTGACTTCTTCGTATGTCTGCAaaacatcacatcagctACTGACGATGTCAGGATCGACAGATCAAACTTACGTCGTTGATTTCCCTGTGAGTTCCTAGAGGCAAGGCAAGTTTTCCTCCGTACGACATTGCTGGTGTTTTGTTGCCGGAAGCAGTGTAAACGTGCGGCAGATCCTCTTGTTCGAGTATGCGCTAAGATCAGAAGTCAGCCaagctctcttcttcgtgtCTTCCCATAGCACAGCATCCTTTTTGAGAATTGGAGCTACTCACTGGACCACCTTCAGAGAACATCGCCTTCGGTCTTTCCAACTGTTCCTGCAATCTCCTCTCTATGTCTTCCGCCGAACCTATTACATCAGAGATATTGATCATCTGTTTCCTATCTTTGCCTTTGCCAGATTTGACTGTCATCCTTGCAGTTGGTAGATATCCCGCTTTGTCTATAACGTGGGAGCCATTCGAAATCTAAAGAACGAAAGACATGCCAGTCATCAGCTTGGTATCGTTTTTAACTTCGAGCACAGACAGAAAAGTGAACAGTGTTGTAGCTGGACCTACCGATTCATTGTCCCGTACAATCATCTCCCTCATACCAGGCTTCAGGATCTCCTCTATCAAACTCAACGCATCTCCCTCGAATCCCAGAATCTCGATTAACTCCGATTGAATGTCATCGTTCGACCGTCCTGATGAAAGGAGAGTAATGAGCGATGTATAAGTGCTGGGTATCGTTAGATGACTATGAGTACAACGTCAGCTACTAACCAATGAGACCAGAGACGTGTCAGCTGCTCACTTTTTGATCCTGTCAAGAAGTTTTGATGATCCACTGCTTGAAGGTTCAGGCTCGTAGGTGTAATCGTCATATTGGCCAGAACCGCTCTGAGTCTGGGTATTTGACgtcagagaggaagaggaggaagcttcTGGCAGATAATCGAGGATCGTAGGCCATGGTGTAGTGTAGAATATAGGCTCCGCTATctcttcatcttgatctaATGAAGAAGGACTAGAGTGACAAGAGCACATCAGCGTATGACCTCCTTTGTACTCGGGCAACTAGGGGTGAATAAAAGCATATAACAGCACGAGTATGGCCAGTGACTTACTGTGAGTGTTCCCATTGGGAAATGAGGGCTTCCCAATCTCTATCGCTTGAATGTCCTGCGTTGTCGAGACCGAACAAACCGTTCAGGTGATGTTGAACCGACATGGTCAGTCGGTCGAAGGTGTTTTCGATCCACTGTGCTCGTTGAAAGAACGAGTCAAGGCGACGGATGACGACTCAGGGAGGGGAATGAATATGACTGAATCCAAGCTGCTCTTATCGGgtatatgtatatatgtatatcGAAGCTCGTAGAGTGGGTGTTACAGGACAAAGGTGGAAATGCAACAGGAACATTGCAATACAGCAAGTCGAAGTTGAACCCAGCGTTGACTTTTCGGATCCGGGTTTTTGGTCATTCCCCGTGGGGTTCGATCGGCTCTTGCACGACGACGATACTGGTGTCTGCTCTAAGTGCGAATATAGATGTATATGCATACACAGAAAGATAACTAGATGCAGAGACATGCAATGATATCTACAAAGTAACCATGCTCTAAAACACCCTCAGACCTCCAAGCCCCTTCAGACCATCATCTCCGTTGATAACGCCAGCATCCACTCCGACACCACTCTCAGCAACAGCACCTTTCATACCTACACCTccgaagagagaggagaacAACTCGTCAACCTGCTCTTCGTGCCATCCCTGAGAAAGAGGGATAGGAACTGTGAAGTTCTGAGCTTTCTCATGCACCGTATATCTATATAAGAAAAAGTCAGCATTCAGCATTGTTGGCGCAAAGTGAGTAAGCGCTGCGAAACGGGTCCGGGCGGCACAGGGACTGTTCAAGCAGAACAATCACACAAGGAAACTCTCGCTCACCTCAGTTTACGTCCTTTACTACCACCCCGCTCTGCCTcacgcttcttcttcttctcctttctgaGATGTGTCAGATCTGCAGCAGGTCCAGACCCAGTCCTTGACTCAATCACTTCTCTCAACAAAGCTCTGTATCccgcttcttcactctccatcaAAGTCTTCTCAGCATCTCTCTGCAaacacaatcacaatcagcaCGACCATTGCGTATGTTTCTCGTATACGGAAGTGGAAATGCATATGCAGCGcggtactcaccttgttatTCAAGCCGTTCTCGATGGCCTCTACGACACCGCCCGCACCACTTTTGACAGTTTGCAAGAATTTACTTCCTCCCGCTTGTTTGGAGCCAAGTTGTAACGAAGCGGCCTGGATTTTGCTCGACCATTTATTCAAGATTGGCAGAACGTGGGGATGTGCTCTATCATGTCAGACACATGATCAGCTTACATCCCTTCTTCGGTACAGGACCTATAGATTGTTGGAAAGCTGCACTCACTGGTCGACCAAAGACAGAGAATCTTTCGCCGCATGAACCCAATATTCCTCATTTAGcacttcatccccttctgtcctctttctcttttgaCCCAACTTTGCCTCGTCCTCAGACCCAGGAAGGACGACAGTCTCTCTGAGAGTGAACAGCCTTTCATTCAAGTCGCCAAGACTTCGTAGGAGATCCGACTTCTTCTGCGAGAGCTCGCCAGCTGGGTTGTCTGATGGTAATGTGGTGGGAAGAGTCTGGGATGCGGAGAGGGCTTTTTGGAATGTAATTcggagggtgatgagggattCAAAAAGCGCCTAGGGGTGGTGGTATGTCAGCGGAGGTtatcaagaagatgacaagacGAAGGCAGTACGATCGGAGTGATCAGAAGGGTGGTGCAAAGGGAAGATGACATATCACAAGACATCTGATACGGAGTGGCCACTCAACCCACCTTTTGTCGTTTGATCGCACGTCCCTTCTCGATATCTTTCATACGAGAGTCACGCAATGAAGCGACAGGATCCAGGGATTGTTTTGAGCCGTTGGCTTTGGGTGTAGGTttcgcatcttcctcttcttcttcttcctcctcgtcttcgtcttcctcatcggcttcctcctctgcctcatcctcatcctcttcctcttcttcgtcttcctcttcctcgtcctcttcaccttcatcttcatcatcttcactgccctctccttccagtgcgccctcttctccgctctcctcctcactctcatcgtcgaatatccttcttcgtcccatcTTCACACCCTCATATTTAACCCCACCCAAagtaccaccacctccgtcACCTCCCAACTCCATTCTCAATCTCGAAGGACCGACATCCAAATAAtgttctctcccttccccatcttctttctcctctcggGCGTTAGAGTCGAGATTGGCATAAGCGGATTCGGGATCGGCGGTGGTGTTGGCCGGtgtagaagaagagagttgtTTTAGTTGTTGAGCGAGTGTGAGCGACATGATGCGTCGGTTGGTCGCGCTTGATTGGCTAACAATATCCTTCTGCTTAGTATCTGTCCTGACTCTCTCCACTTCGGCGAGTCTTTACTTCAGTTATCGGTCAGACGTTAGAAAAGGTAAGTAATGATACAGAACTAGCATTGACAAAATTGGACAACCTCCATCTTTGACGTTGGCTTCTCAACTTTTTGATTTTTCGATAATTACCAGAATTGGAAATAACCTGAATGCGGGTTGAACTGTAGAAGTAGAACGTGTTTGGCTCGTAGCTTGCTAAGAACgcattcctctttccttgGCTATTCCTTTGTATCTCATCTCTTTCAGCTGCTAGTCAATCACATTCATATACACGCAGAGAACTCAACGTCGACAGCGAGATCAGCGACTATACTACATCTTCTGAAGTGTCTATCTAAGCTACATCATCCGCCAtgttcttccacctttcagCACTTTCGGTCGTGATAGTGATTGCGTTTTGTAAGTGCCGTGTGTGCACAGGGCGGTGCGGTGCGGTGCGATGTGTTCGCCTGCTGACCAAGAAACTTGAtttccttctctttgctTATCACCATGACGCTCCATCGTACCTGTCTGTTCACTTGTGGTCCTTtgtcccatctccaacttcgGTCCACTCACTGCTGCGCGAATTCCCTCCGCTTATTCTTGGGTTATATGCAACTTCGGTCACCTGAATGAATCCCCGCGCAATCACGCTCCCCTCCCCGCCAACAGTGATAGTATACAACCGATCCCGACTCCTTCCCCTCGCATCACGCTATCTCCCCACTCCAATCGTCGCCCGCTTAACAAACTACCAACCTCTCCAATCATTCTCTTTCCATGATCAAGCAGAAGCAGGGATGAGCTCTAACAATTTTGACCTGGAAGCAAATAATGGCGAagggagtggggaagggaggattgggctggatgaggagggtGTAGAAGAGGTCAGGAGGATCATGTGAGTCCGCTGCCGCTTGCGCATGCTGGGGGGCCGAGAGTGAGGTGCTCATCATGCTGATTGATGTCTTTGCTGGGAACAGGGCAATTGAACGATGTACTTTCGACCAAGCACGTCTGATTCGACATAATCGTATTCTCGCGAAGAATGGTATCGCTCCGGACGGTAAGTGGTGGTTTCCAATCAGCTCCATCAGGGTCGTGCAAGTTCCGAGCTGATTGTCGTCGTTCTTGGTTTCAGGCACGCCGTTGGACAGGAAGGCGATCACACGTCTGTAGCGGTCGTGCGAACGTTCACAGGGGAATGTGCAGTCTCGTTGTATGAGCGAGGTACAAGGGACGCTGGAGGGGATTTGGGAGCATGACGATTCTGTTCCATCTGTGCAAATCGCTCCCAAACCACAAGGAGCAATTGTTTTAGCTTTGTTCCGTGATTTCCATAGTCTTACACTAATTTTTCCGGTTTGTATATCTGACACGATGCTACATGCAATGTAATATCATATACCATCTACACTCTATCGTACATGTCCCTGGGTGAGATAATCGATAACTCCACGCATCTATGCCCCGTACAAAAATTCGAAGAAAGTCGGCTTGTCCTCCCAATCCCTCTGACCAGCACCCATTGATAAAGAGGGAACACCCGTCCTCGCCCTGATACTCGCAACGGAGATAGGTATGACTGGCCTCGGCACCTCTCCTAGACCTGATTCAAACTCTATCCAACCTCCTACTGCAGCACCTGCCGCACCTGGAGGTCTTGATGACACCGGCGGCAAGGTCAAACTATCACCCATACTACTATACTCTGAACCACCTTCTGACGAAGCGTATCTTGAAGAAGTGTTCGATatcgtccttctcaacccCATGCCTACATCGGAATCGACGTCTGACAGGGCTAGATCGCCAATCATCTCCGGTAATGGCGTGATCGCGACATTGGGATCTTGAACAAGTGtatatccttcttcaccaaatTCCGACTCTGATTCGGAATCT
This region of Kwoniella shandongensis chromosome 7, complete sequence genomic DNA includes:
- a CDS encoding protein BFR2; protein product: MSLTLAQQLKQLSSSTPANTTADPESAYANLDSNAREEKEDGEGREHYLDVGPSRLRMELGGDGGGGTLGGVKYEGVKMGRRRIFDDESEEESGEEGALEGEGSEDDEDEGEEDEEEEDEEEEEDEDEAEEEADEEDEDEEEEEEEEDAKPTPKANGSKQSLDPVASLRDSRMKDIEKGRAIKRQKALFESLITLRITFQKALSASQTLPTTLPSDNPAGELSQKKSDLLRSLGDLNERLFTLRETVVLPGSEDEAKLGQKRKRTEGDEVLNEEYWVHAAKDSLSLVDQAHPHVLPILNKWSSKIQAASLQLGSKQAGGSKFLQTVKSGAGGVVEAIENGLNNKRDAEKTLMESEEAGYRALLREVIESRTGSGPAADLTHLRKEKKKKREAERGGSKGRKLRYTVHEKAQNFTVPIPLSQGWHEEQVDELFSSLFGGVGMKGAVAESGVGVDAGVINGDDGLKGLGGLRVF